A part of Limibacillus halophilus genomic DNA contains:
- a CDS encoding SDR family oxidoreductase, which yields MGRLAGKKAFLTAAGQGIGKATALAMAREGATVVASDISGSLLESLKSEAPTIETLVLDVLDNDAVAAVASAVGPVEILFNCAGYVHQGSLLDCDEKTWDFSFDLNVKSMWRLLRGFLPLMLENGGGSIINMSSGASSIKGAPNRFVYGTTKAAVIGLTKSVAADFIKQGIRCNAICPGTIQSPSLNERIEALPGSVEENRAAFVARQPMGRLGTTEEIAALAVYLASDESAFVTGTTMVIDGGWTL from the coding sequence ATGGGGCGTCTTGCGGGTAAAAAGGCATTTCTGACGGCGGCTGGGCAGGGAATCGGCAAGGCGACGGCTTTAGCCATGGCGAGGGAGGGCGCAACGGTCGTGGCGAGCGATATCTCCGGCTCGCTGCTGGAAAGCCTGAAGTCCGAAGCACCGACTATCGAGACGCTGGTGCTGGATGTTCTGGACAATGATGCGGTGGCAGCGGTCGCAAGCGCGGTCGGACCGGTCGAGATATTATTCAACTGTGCGGGCTACGTGCATCAGGGGTCGCTTCTCGACTGCGATGAGAAAACCTGGGACTTCAGCTTCGATCTCAATGTGAAGTCGATGTGGCGGTTGCTGCGCGGTTTCCTTCCCCTGATGCTTGAGAATGGCGGCGGGTCCATCATCAATATGTCCTCGGGGGCTTCTTCCATCAAAGGCGCGCCGAATCGCTTCGTCTACGGCACAACCAAAGCCGCTGTCATTGGCTTGACGAAATCGGTGGCTGCGGATTTCATCAAGCAGGGCATCCGTTGTAACGCGATCTGTCCAGGTACCATACAGTCTCCCAGCTTGAACGAGCGGATCGAAGCACTGCCAGGGAGTGTCGAGGAAAACCGCGCTGCCTTCGTTGCCCGTCAACCGATGGGCAGGCTTGGCACCACAGAGGAAATTGCTGCGCTGGCAGTCTATTTGGCTTCCGATGAAAGCGCCTTCGTAACCGGTACAACCATGGTCATCGACGGGGGTTGGACACTCTAG
- the folE gene encoding GTP cyclohydrolase I FolE, producing the protein MNALPGSELDHKATLLDKPDFSKRERGAAGDVRRRPSRSEAEAAVETLLRWAGDDPYRPGLLETPGRVVRAYEEWFSGYRQDPVAFLNRTFGEVGDYNDVVTLSDIPFHSVCEHHMAAIRGVAHVSYLPVERVVGISKLARVVEACARRLQVQERLTDEIAHAIAKGLKPGGVAVVLVAEHACMTTRGVRAHGVRMVTRRLLGAYRDDAALRREFLGSIGM; encoded by the coding sequence ATGAATGCGCTTCCGGGTTCGGAGCTCGATCATAAAGCGACCCTGTTGGACAAGCCGGATTTCTCAAAGCGAGAACGTGGCGCGGCGGGTGATGTGAGGCGGCGACCGAGCCGGTCTGAGGCCGAAGCGGCGGTAGAAACGCTGCTGCGCTGGGCCGGCGACGATCCTTACCGCCCAGGGTTGCTTGAGACCCCAGGACGGGTTGTACGCGCCTATGAGGAATGGTTTAGCGGTTATCGGCAGGACCCAGTGGCGTTCTTGAACCGGACCTTTGGTGAGGTCGGCGACTACAATGATGTGGTGACGCTGAGCGATATTCCCTTCCATTCAGTGTGTGAGCATCACATGGCGGCAATTCGCGGCGTCGCCCATGTGTCGTATCTGCCGGTTGAGCGGGTCGTTGGCATTTCCAAGCTGGCCCGGGTTGTGGAGGCTTGTGCGCGACGTCTCCAGGTGCAAGAACGCCTGACGGACGAGATTGCCCATGCGATAGCCAAAGGCCTGAAACCCGGTGGTGTTGCGGTGGTCCTGGTCGCGGAGCATGCCTGTATGACGACGCGCGGTGTGCGGGCCCACGGCGTCCGCATGGTGACACGACGGCTGCTGGGGGCTTATCGTGATGACGCGGCCTTGCGTCGGGAGTTTCTTGGCTCCATCGGGATGTGA
- a CDS encoding transketolase: protein MAARQVTNTSKQDLREKARMIRREVLRLTDICGSGHYGSAFSIAELLTVLYYQLLNVRPDEPQWADRDRFTMGKGHAAIGLYPVLADLGFFPASDLDSYTRLGSPLGDHPDMKKVKGADFSSGSIGHNLSVSVGMALGLKCQGSPGRVVCMMGDGEQTEGQVWEAAISAAHWNLSNLVGLVDINGAGSDGIAQETMRTEPLKAKWEAFGWDVIVLEDGHDLDQVFDALNRALNAPREKPCCVLAYTVAGKGVSFMEGTWQWHLGFLGPLDLDRAYQEINSGTIG from the coding sequence ATGGCGGCACGCCAGGTCACGAACACCTCTAAGCAGGATCTGCGAGAAAAGGCGCGCATGATTCGACGGGAAGTTCTGCGCCTCACTGACATCTGCGGATCGGGTCACTACGGTTCCGCCTTTTCCATCGCCGAATTGCTAACGGTTCTCTATTACCAGCTCCTCAATGTCCGGCCGGACGAGCCTCAGTGGGCCGACCGCGATCGCTTCACCATGGGCAAGGGTCACGCTGCCATCGGCCTCTATCCTGTACTTGCCGATCTTGGTTTTTTCCCGGCCAGCGATCTGGACAGCTACACCCGTCTTGGATCTCCTCTGGGCGACCACCCGGATATGAAAAAGGTGAAGGGCGCAGATTTCTCCTCTGGTTCCATCGGGCACAACCTGTCCGTCTCCGTCGGCATGGCTTTGGGGCTCAAGTGCCAAGGGTCGCCTGGCCGTGTCGTCTGCATGATGGGTGACGGTGAGCAGACGGAGGGCCAGGTTTGGGAAGCGGCCATCTCTGCTGCTCACTGGAACCTGTCCAATCTCGTCGGCCTCGTCGACATCAACGGTGCGGGCTCCGACGGCATCGCCCAGGAAACCATGCGCACCGAGCCATTGAAAGCAAAGTGGGAGGCCTTCGGTTGGGATGTCATCGTGCTTGAGGACGGCCACGACCTGGATCAAGTCTTCGACGCACTCAATCGGGCCCTGAACGCACCACGGGAAAAGCCGTGCTGTGTTCTAGCTTACACCGTTGCGGGTAAGGGTGTGTCCTTCATGGAAGGAACCTGGCAATGGCACCTCGGTTTCCTTGGGCCTTTAGATCTCGACCGCGCCTACCAGGAAATCAACAGCGGCACAATTGGCTGA
- a CDS encoding cysteine dioxygenase, whose protein sequence is MAPQNLGRLRSFIIGMTGAVDRLADDEEALIDAARGHLAALISEDDWLGDAFAKPHPKYYQQYLLHCDPLERFSLVSFVWGPGQRTPIHDHGVWGLVGMLRGAEFSQAYSQRGQALEKGERRRLEPGDIEILRPSLGDIHAVSNAYEDRVSISIHLYGANIGAVRRRVFDPQTGAEKPFVSGYASNVVPNLWG, encoded by the coding sequence ATGGCGCCTCAGAATCTTGGCAGACTGCGGTCCTTCATTATCGGGATGACGGGAGCCGTCGATCGGCTTGCGGATGACGAGGAAGCATTGATCGACGCCGCCCGTGGCCACCTGGCCGCTCTGATTTCGGAGGATGACTGGTTGGGTGACGCCTTCGCCAAGCCTCACCCGAAATATTACCAGCAATATCTGCTGCACTGCGATCCGTTGGAGCGGTTCTCCCTCGTAAGTTTTGTTTGGGGGCCCGGACAGCGTACGCCGATACATGACCACGGCGTCTGGGGGTTGGTAGGCATGCTGCGCGGGGCCGAGTTCTCCCAGGCCTATAGTCAACGCGGTCAAGCATTGGAGAAAGGCGAGCGCCGCCGCCTGGAACCCGGCGATATCGAAATACTCCGTCCCAGCCTCGGCGACATTCATGCGGTTTCGAATGCGTATGAGGACCGGGTTTCGATCTCGATTCACCTCTATGGCGCAAACATCGGCGCCGTCCGCCGCCGCGTCTTCGATCCCCAGACCGGGGCTGAGAAACCATTTGTTTCCGGGTACGCTTCGAACGTGGTTCCCAATCTTTGGGGTTGA
- a CDS encoding SDR family NAD(P)-dependent oxidoreductase, producing the protein MLLIGKVAIVTGGGSKRGLGQATARLFAEQGAAVAILDRDGEAAEAQAKALGDGHLGITCDVTDKQSCMAAVAAVEQRLGPITTLVNNAGITQPLKVMEVSGDHYDQVLDVNLRGTLYMSQAVIPLFTQRRSGAIINISSVSAQRGGGIFGGPHYSAAKAGILGLTKAMARELAPAGIRVNAVCPGFIDTDITGGKLTPEMLEQIVAGIPMGRTGRAEDVAGCCLFLASDLSAYCTGSEVDVNGGSHIH; encoded by the coding sequence ATGTTGCTAATCGGCAAGGTGGCCATCGTGACCGGCGGCGGCTCCAAGCGGGGCTTGGGTCAGGCGACCGCGCGGCTTTTTGCCGAGCAGGGCGCGGCCGTCGCCATCCTCGACCGCGACGGCGAGGCGGCGGAAGCGCAGGCGAAGGCTTTGGGCGACGGCCACCTGGGCATCACCTGCGACGTGACCGATAAGCAATCCTGCATGGCGGCGGTCGCAGCCGTCGAACAGCGACTGGGGCCCATCACCACATTGGTCAACAACGCCGGCATTACCCAACCGCTGAAGGTCATGGAGGTTTCGGGCGACCACTATGACCAAGTGCTGGACGTGAACCTGCGGGGCACGCTCTACATGAGCCAAGCCGTGATTCCTCTTTTTACGCAACGCCGGAGCGGCGCGATCATCAACATTTCCTCGGTGTCCGCTCAACGCGGCGGCGGTATTTTTGGCGGCCCGCATTATTCGGCTGCCAAAGCCGGTATTCTGGGCCTGACGAAAGCGATGGCCCGCGAGCTCGCCCCTGCGGGCATCCGGGTTAATGCTGTCTGCCCCGGCTTCATCGACACCGATATTACCGGCGGCAAGCTGACTCCGGAGATGCTTGAGCAGATCGTTGCCGGCATACCGATGGGTCGCACCGGACGGGCCGAAGACGTGGCCGGATGCTGCCTTTTTCTCGCTTCCGATCTTTCGGCCTACTGCACGGGCAGCGAGGTGGATGTCAATGGTGGCAGTCACATTCACTAG
- a CDS encoding GNAT family N-acetyltransferase → MVIVPETPNHRDRIRALLLGAFPSAAEADLVERLHADSDAVISLIALRDEQVIGQAMFSRMIAPFKALALAPVAVALPWRRQRVASRLIENGLQRARDSGWEGVFVLGDPAFYHCFGFRAGLARPFSSPYAGPHLMALALKGGALPILSGQIRHAAAFSAMG, encoded by the coding sequence GTGGTCATTGTTCCCGAAACGCCAAATCATCGCGACCGCATCCGAGCCCTGTTGCTAGGGGCTTTCCCTAGCGCCGCTGAGGCCGACCTCGTGGAGCGTTTGCACGCCGATAGTGATGCAGTGATTAGTTTGATCGCCTTGCGGGATGAGCAGGTCATTGGCCAGGCGATGTTTTCCAGGATGATAGCGCCCTTCAAGGCCTTGGCACTGGCGCCGGTTGCGGTTGCTTTACCCTGGCGTCGACAGCGCGTCGCTTCGCGCCTGATTGAAAACGGCCTTCAGCGAGCGCGGGATTCCGGCTGGGAGGGCGTATTCGTTCTTGGCGATCCGGCGTTTTACCATTGCTTTGGCTTTCGAGCCGGGCTGGCTCGCCCCTTCTCATCTCCTTACGCCGGACCCCACCTTATGGCGCTGGCCCTCAAGGGAGGCGCACTGCCAATCCTATCCGGCCAGATACGTCATGCTGCCGCCTTTTCGGCCATGGGATAG
- a CDS encoding NAD(P)-dependent oxidoreductase encodes MTTNLVVGFIGAGLMGWGMAKNVVEKGFDLRVMAHRKREAIDDLVGRGAVEVANPKEMAEQCDVIVLCVTGAPQVMQVLEGESGILEGAREGLTIVDTSTSEPDQTERLHKELAARGIALVDAPLSRTPAHAWDGELTTYVGGDEATIERLRPLLSTWATAIIPTGGPVGSAHAAKLINNVVAIGFASIWAECYTMVRKVGLKPQVFREILTNSGMNCGNFQSYSKYICEGDPNAHKFTLRNCLKDITYYNRLATRNNAATLMSDGALQAMKLSLNLGYGDRFMPELVDVFAALSDLEPSPDTKA; translated from the coding sequence ATGACAACCAATCTCGTTGTAGGTTTCATCGGTGCCGGTTTGATGGGCTGGGGGATGGCCAAGAATGTGGTGGAGAAGGGGTTTGACCTCCGGGTCATGGCCCACCGGAAGCGGGAAGCTATCGACGATCTGGTGGGACGCGGCGCAGTTGAAGTCGCCAATCCCAAGGAAATGGCCGAGCAGTGCGACGTGATCGTACTTTGCGTCACGGGTGCGCCTCAGGTCATGCAGGTTCTAGAGGGCGAAAGTGGGATTCTGGAGGGCGCGCGCGAGGGTTTGACCATCGTTGACACCTCGACCTCCGAGCCGGACCAAACCGAAAGGCTTCACAAAGAGCTTGCGGCCCGTGGAATCGCGCTTGTCGATGCGCCGTTGTCCCGGACACCGGCGCACGCTTGGGACGGTGAGTTGACCACCTACGTCGGCGGCGATGAGGCAACCATTGAGCGCCTGCGGCCCCTGCTGTCCACGTGGGCGACGGCGATCATTCCAACCGGCGGTCCGGTCGGTTCGGCCCATGCGGCAAAACTCATCAACAATGTTGTTGCAATCGGTTTCGCATCCATTTGGGCGGAGTGTTACACGATGGTCCGCAAGGTCGGCCTGAAGCCCCAGGTTTTTAGGGAAATTCTGACCAATTCAGGCATGAACTGCGGTAACTTCCAGAGCTATTCTAAGTACATCTGCGAGGGCGATCCAAACGCTCATAAATTCACCCTGCGAAACTGCTTGAAGGACATCACCTATTACAATCGTCTGGCGACAAGGAACAACGCGGCTACCTTGATGTCCGATGGCGCCTTGCAAGCCATGAAACTCAGTCTCAATCTGGGATACGGGGACAGATTCATGCCAGAACTTGTGGATGTGTTCGCCGCTTTGAGCGATCTGGAACCATCCCCGGATACAAAGGCCTGA
- a CDS encoding DUF488 domain-containing protein → MNAVQIKRIYEPVAGEDGYRVLVDRLWPRGISKDAAALDDWPKNIAPSHELRRWYGHDPKRWEEFRRRYKDELAAQTDALERPRERARKGAITLLFSAKDEVHSQAVVLKEVLEK, encoded by the coding sequence ATGAACGCCGTTCAAATCAAGCGTATCTATGAACCCGTTGCTGGCGAAGACGGTTATCGCGTACTCGTCGACAGACTATGGCCGCGCGGAATTTCGAAGGACGCCGCCGCCCTGGACGATTGGCCCAAGAACATAGCGCCTTCTCACGAACTGCGAAGATGGTATGGCCACGACCCGAAGCGCTGGGAAGAGTTTCGGCGGCGCTACAAGGACGAACTAGCGGCGCAGACAGACGCCCTTGAGCGGCCCCGTGAACGGGCCAGGAAGGGTGCTATCACCCTGCTCTTCTCAGCAAAGGACGAGGTCCACAGTCAGGCGGTGGTTCTGAAAGAGGTTCTGGAGAAATAG
- a CDS encoding RNA polymerase sigma factor, giving the protein MQPARAHVAHQFDGIADEDLVPLARNKDEAAVRALVRRHNQQLFRVARGVVRDDAEAEDIVQETYVRAFTKLESFEGKSSFSTWLTRIALNEALGRIRRRRPTVELSELDSSTEPDGGRLIMVSSSLFPASPESEASRAQVRRMLEWAVDALPEAFRLVFILRDVQGLSTDDTARRLDIRPETVKTRLHRARRLMRATLEESLAPRLSELFPFDGARCAHVADKVVQRLRAGGW; this is encoded by the coding sequence ATGCAACCAGCCCGGGCTCATGTTGCGCATCAGTTTGACGGTATTGCGGACGAGGACCTGGTTCCACTGGCTCGGAACAAGGACGAGGCCGCCGTGCGAGCGCTTGTACGCCGTCACAATCAACAGCTTTTCCGGGTCGCGCGCGGCGTTGTTCGTGACGATGCGGAAGCCGAGGATATCGTCCAGGAAACCTATGTTCGCGCTTTTACGAAACTGGAGAGCTTTGAAGGAAAGTCGTCCTTCTCTACCTGGCTGACCCGGATCGCCTTGAACGAAGCCTTGGGTCGGATTCGGCGACGACGACCGACCGTAGAGCTTTCTGAACTCGACAGTAGCACTGAGCCCGACGGAGGGCGTTTGATCATGGTCTCGTCATCGCTTTTTCCAGCCAGTCCGGAATCGGAAGCCAGCCGGGCACAAGTACGGCGTATGCTCGAATGGGCGGTGGATGCCCTGCCGGAGGCCTTTCGACTGGTGTTCATTTTGCGTGATGTCCAGGGACTAAGTACCGATGATACCGCACGTCGCTTGGATATCCGTCCGGAAACGGTAAAGACCCGATTGCATCGCGCTCGACGCCTGATGCGGGCGACGTTGGAGGAGTCACTGGCGCCGCGCCTTTCTGAGCTATTCCCTTTCGACGGCGCCCGTTGTGCCCATGTCGCCGACAAGGTGGTACAGCGTTTGCGTGCAGGCGGCTGGTAG
- a CDS encoding phytanoyl-CoA dioxygenase family protein, with protein MTPDEILSQAPRVLSQKQREFYFEQGYLLVEEFVDRIWLKKLRDAIDRQVELSRKVTQSDSVFDLEPNHRSDDPRLRRVSSPCDQDPVFWQFLVESRIGDLLADLLGPDVKFYQSKLNFKWAKGGSEVKWHQDVPFFPHTNNAVLTCGTYIYDCGMEQGPLGVIPGSHKNPIYDHYNTKGVWTGDIQPEDLPSVPVGTAQYLCGPAGSITLHNYRTVHGSKANQSDIGRPLLLNVMSAADAVPYTHNPLHSKYEQQLIRGVPAKWAHHEEGRFLIPPDWSGGYTSIFDLQQKAGMPAAE; from the coding sequence ATGACGCCGGATGAGATCCTTTCCCAAGCCCCACGCGTTTTGAGCCAAAAACAGCGCGAGTTCTACTTTGAACAGGGGTATCTGCTGGTTGAGGAATTCGTGGACAGAATCTGGCTGAAAAAGCTGCGCGATGCCATCGACCGGCAGGTTGAACTGAGCCGCAAGGTAACGCAGTCGGACAGCGTCTTTGATCTTGAGCCCAATCACAGAAGCGACGATCCGCGATTGCGCCGGGTGTCCTCACCTTGCGACCAGGATCCTGTATTCTGGCAGTTCCTGGTAGAATCCCGGATTGGCGATCTGCTGGCTGACCTGCTGGGCCCGGATGTGAAGTTCTATCAGTCAAAGCTCAACTTCAAATGGGCCAAAGGCGGTTCCGAGGTCAAATGGCACCAGGATGTGCCTTTCTTTCCGCACACGAATAATGCCGTCTTGACCTGCGGCACCTATATATACGACTGCGGCATGGAACAGGGGCCGCTGGGTGTCATTCCCGGAAGTCACAAGAATCCGATCTACGACCATTACAACACCAAGGGCGTTTGGACCGGCGACATTCAGCCGGAAGACCTGCCCTCGGTGCCGGTCGGTACTGCGCAGTATCTTTGCGGCCCTGCCGGATCGATAACGCTACACAACTACCGTACCGTTCATGGCTCAAAGGCAAATCAGTCGGACATTGGACGACCCCTTCTGCTCAATGTCATGTCCGCCGCCGATGCTGTTCCCTACACGCACAATCCCCTGCACTCGAAGTATGAACAGCAGCTGATTCGTGGCGTACCCGCGAAATGGGCGCACCATGAAGAGGGTCGCTTCCTTATTCCGCCCGACTGGAGCGGCGGCTACACATCGATTTTCGATTTACAGCAGAAAGCCGGAATGCCCGCAGCGGAGTAG
- a CDS encoding GlxA family transcriptional regulator: MNDAAARSVRHHRVGLVLFDGFDLRGYANLAECLAVLNARLVDDFYECIPIGSAWSPVKARCGTKISVKARVGEGIDYRLILVLGERNAISAETGALPEWLRRAQRFGSELGGVGYGTWLLAQSGVLDNGPVTVPPDSRESFRETFSVTLEAAQSSCSGKGIITAAGSSGAMDMMLAWLRRRHGDLLAALAAKDLGLTVEDFALPGAAPEVAQRLGLTHPALTACIELMERNVETPLSKAALAKASKISLRQLERLFHQHVGMPPKVFYRHLRLKKAHQLLLHTPLSVMEVALATGFQSAGHFSRVYKEAFGSSPSQLRRTISTREDPRALIALV; this comes from the coding sequence ATGAACGACGCAGCGGCTAGGTCGGTGAGGCACCATCGGGTTGGTCTTGTACTGTTCGATGGTTTCGACCTTCGTGGTTATGCCAATCTGGCGGAATGCCTGGCAGTCTTGAATGCCCGCCTGGTCGACGATTTCTATGAATGTATTCCAATCGGTTCGGCCTGGAGTCCCGTAAAGGCAAGATGCGGCACCAAGATCTCGGTCAAGGCGCGGGTCGGTGAGGGGATCGATTACCGGTTGATCCTCGTGCTTGGCGAACGCAACGCCATAAGCGCTGAGACCGGCGCCTTGCCTGAGTGGTTGCGGCGTGCTCAGCGATTTGGATCGGAACTTGGCGGTGTTGGCTACGGGACATGGCTGCTTGCGCAAAGCGGCGTGCTGGATAATGGCCCTGTTACAGTGCCGCCGGATAGCCGCGAAAGCTTTCGTGAGACCTTCAGCGTGACCCTTGAAGCAGCGCAGAGCAGTTGCAGCGGCAAGGGTATCATTACCGCGGCCGGTTCAAGTGGCGCCATGGATATGATGCTGGCGTGGTTGCGGCGACGCCATGGCGATCTGTTAGCCGCCCTGGCGGCGAAGGACCTTGGCTTAACGGTCGAGGACTTTGCCTTGCCTGGTGCGGCTCCGGAGGTGGCTCAACGCTTGGGATTGACCCATCCGGCTTTGACCGCTTGCATCGAGTTGATGGAAAGGAACGTGGAAACGCCGCTCTCAAAGGCGGCGCTGGCCAAGGCATCGAAGATTTCGCTGCGTCAGCTCGAACGTTTGTTCCACCAGCATGTGGGCATGCCGCCGAAGGTCTTCTACCGGCATCTGCGCCTGAAGAAAGCACATCAGTTACTGCTGCATACACCGCTTTCGGTCATGGAGGTTGCCCTGGCGACCGGTTTTCAGTCGGCCGGGCATTTTTCGAGAGTCTACAAAGAGGCTTTTGGGTCCTCTCCGTCGCAACTCCGCCGTACCATCAGCACGCGCGAAGACCCTCGGGCTCTGATAGCCCTGGTCTGA
- a CDS encoding sterol desaturase family protein, which translates to MELSQSPMDERQRNYRSEYRRRIAGWYNGWLHVVIIYVIGLTAIYLYTAHIGNVQWWEWLTIPVVFMITNIFEWFLHRYVMHRPLRWKGLRAIYNRHTLQHHQFFTESEMRFADQKDWRVTFFPPFALAVFILMSIPPSAVMGYLVSANVGWLIMCTTTGMYLTYEFMHFCCHVEESWFVRYCPFVNTLRRHHTAHHNQAIMMERNMNLTFPISDWLFGTSDLNRGLLGHIFNGYSTKHLRTDLRKVSRTPKPARAKKQSTAGATA; encoded by the coding sequence ATGGAACTCAGCCAAAGCCCGATGGACGAGCGTCAGCGCAACTACCGTTCGGAGTATCGCCGTCGGATCGCCGGCTGGTACAATGGCTGGCTGCACGTGGTGATCATCTATGTGATCGGCCTCACCGCCATCTATCTCTATACTGCCCACATCGGAAATGTGCAGTGGTGGGAGTGGCTTACAATCCCCGTGGTCTTTATGATCACCAATATCTTCGAATGGTTCCTGCACCGCTATGTGATGCACCGGCCGCTGCGCTGGAAAGGTCTCAGAGCGATCTACAATCGCCACACTCTGCAGCACCATCAGTTCTTTACTGAGTCCGAGATGCGGTTTGCCGACCAGAAGGACTGGCGTGTCACCTTTTTCCCACCTTTTGCTTTGGCGGTCTTCATCCTGATGTCGATCCCGCCTTCCGCCGTCATGGGATATCTGGTTTCGGCAAACGTCGGCTGGCTGATCATGTGCACGACGACGGGCATGTACCTGACCTATGAGTTCATGCATTTCTGCTGCCATGTCGAAGAGAGCTGGTTTGTCCGCTACTGTCCCTTTGTGAACACGCTCCGGCGCCATCATACCGCCCATCACAACCAAGCCATCATGATGGAGCGGAATATGAACCTGACCTTCCCGATCTCAGACTGGTTGTTCGGCACCTCTGATCTGAACCGAGGGCTGCTTGGCCATATCTTCAACGGCTACAGCACCAAGCACCTGCGGACCGATCTGCGTAAGGTTTCACGGACCCCGAAACCGGCTAGGGCCAAGAAGCAATCAACTGCGGGGGCCACTGCCTGA
- a CDS encoding hemerythrin domain-containing protein, translating into MRAPRVVDQIRHEHKNMGRVLAELRDRVTSTTPDALTARHLDLLYRMLFYIRVFPNKMHHPKEEDYLFPALLKRAPALKAEVAALRQQHMEGDRALEELEASYKSLQDNPALETLLAFQAQVSSYVDAEFAHMRHEEDVILPAALEALTEADWQAIERAFITNRDPLFSDEVELGFEVLAHTLGAD; encoded by the coding sequence ATGCGCGCGCCACGTGTCGTCGACCAAATTCGCCATGAACACAAGAACATGGGTCGGGTGCTGGCTGAATTGCGGGACCGAGTGACAAGTACAACGCCGGACGCACTTACCGCCCGGCATCTCGACCTGCTCTACCGCATGCTTTTCTATATCCGAGTGTTTCCGAACAAGATGCACCACCCGAAGGAAGAGGATTACCTGTTCCCGGCGCTTTTGAAACGCGCGCCTGCACTGAAAGCCGAGGTCGCCGCATTGCGGCAGCAGCACATGGAGGGCGACAGAGCGCTTGAAGAACTGGAAGCGAGCTACAAGTCACTTCAAGATAACCCTGCGCTCGAGACACTGCTTGCCTTCCAAGCGCAGGTGTCGAGCTATGTCGATGCCGAGTTTGCTCACATGCGCCACGAGGAAGACGTCATATTGCCTGCTGCGCTCGAGGCTCTGACGGAGGCCGACTGGCAAGCCATCGAACGCGCCTTCATCACCAATAGAGACCCTTTGTTCAGTGACGAAGTGGAACTCGGGTTCGAGGTTCTCGCCCACACATTAGGCGCTGACTGA